CGAGGAAACTGCCCTGCTCAACGCCCTCGAAGGCAAGCGCGCCAACCCCAGAGCCAAACCTCCCTTCCCGCAGGTCAGCGGCCTGTTCGGAAAGCCAACCATTGTGAACAACGTGGAGACGCTCTGTAACCTGCCCCATATCGTGAACAACGGCGTGGGGTGGTTCAAAAGCCTGAGCAAAAGTCCGGATGCGGGCACCAAGCTATATGGCGTGAGCGGCCGCGTGAAAACACCCGGTTGCTGGGAATTGCCGATGGGCGTAACGATACGCGAGTTGCTGGAAGAACACGCCGGGGGTATGCAGGATGGCTATCTGTTCAAAGGCTTGTTACCCGGCGGCGCCTCCACCGACTTCCTGGTAGAGGAGCACCTGGATGTGCCGATGGACTTCGGCTCTATCCAGGCGGCGGGCAGCCGGATGGGCACCGGCACCATGATTATTATGGACGACCAGACCTGCCCCGTCGGCTTTACCCTGAACCTGCAGCATTTTTTCGCGCAGGAGTCCTGCGGTTTCTGTACCCCTTGCCGCGAAGGGCTGCCCTGGGTAGAAAAAATTCTGCTCGCCATTGACAAAGGCGAAGGCAAGCCCGAACACCTCCTCAGCCTCGACTTCCATACCAAATACCTTGGCCCCGGCAACACCTTCTGCGCCCTCGCGCCCGGTGCCATGGAACCCCTGCAGAGCGCTCTGAAATATTTCAGAGAGGATTTTGAACGGCACATTCACGAACACCACTGTCCCTGGAGCAAGAGCAAAGCATGGCAACCATCTATATAGAGAACAAACCCTACGAAGTGAAAGCAGGCAAGAACCTGCTGGAGGCCTGCCTCACCCTCGGCAAGGATTTGCCCTACTTCTGCTGGCACCCGGCCATGGGCTCTATCGGGGCCTGCCGCCAGTGCGCCGTGAAGGTATATAAAGACGAGAACGACACCAAAGGCAAGCTGTTCATGTCGTGCATGGAGCAGGTGCGGGACGGAATGCGGCTATCGATTGCCGATATGGAAGCGAAGGAATTCCGGGCGCACATCATCGGCTGGCTCATGACCAACCACCCCCACGATTGCGCCGTCTGCGACGAGGGCGGCGCCTGCCATCTGCAGGACATGACGGTGATGACCGGCCACAACTACCGGGAGTACCGTTTCGACAAGCGCACCTATATCAACCAGTACCTCGGCCCGTTCCTTAACCACGAAATGAACCGCTGCATCCAGTGCTACCGCTGTGTGCGCTTTTATAAAGACTATGCCGGTGGCAAAGACCTGGACGTGTTTGCCGCCCACAACCATTTATACTTTGGCCGCGCCGAAGACGGCGTGCTGGAAAGCGAGTTCAGCGGCAACCTGGCGGAGGTATGCCCTACGGGTGTGTTCACGGACAAAACACTGAAGCAGCATTATACCCGCAAATGGGATTTAACAATGGCTCCTTCGGTGTGCCACCACTGCAGCCTGGGTTGCAACATATCAGCCGGTGAGCGCTACGGCACCATCCGCAGTATCACCAACCGCTACAATGGCGAGGTGAACGGCTATTTCCTCTGCGACCGCGGCCGCTTCGGATATGAATTTGTGAACAGCGCGGGCCGCGTCCGAAAACCGCTGGTGCGCAGCCACCTGCCGGAAGCCACCGACAAGTACACCGCGCTCAAAGCCGCCGCCTCAGCCGTGAAAGCAGGTCGTGCCATTGGTATCGGCTCTCCCCGCGCTTCCCTCGAATCAAATTATGTGCTGAGAACTTTAGTTGGAGAAGAAAACTTCCATCATGGCGTATCCGACACAGACCATATACTGGTAGATATGGCGCTGGATATTCTGCGGAATGGCGCCGCGCGCACACCATCTTTAAGGGAAGTGGAGAAAGCGGATGCCGTCTTTATAATGGGGGAGGATTTGATAAACACTGCGCCCATGCTGGCGCTGGCAGTGCGGCAGTCGGTGCGGCAGCAGCCGCTGCAGGAGGCCGTCTCCACCGCCAACGTCCCGGTGTGGCAGGATGCGGCGGTACGGGAATTGGTGCAGACAGACAACGGCCCGCTATATATAGCGCACTATACCCCCACCAAGCTGGACGAACTGGCCACGCAAACGTTTTTCGATACACCGGATGCCATTTCGCGCCTGGGCTTCGCTGTTGCCAACCTTATTCATGCAGATTCTCCGGAAGTGAGCGATATGAGTGAGGCGGAACAGGCGCTGGCACGGCAGATTGCCGATAGCCTGCTGGCCGCTCAAAACCCGCTGATTATCTCCGGCACGTCTTCAGGCAGCGACCGCGTGTTGAAAGCCGCCGCCACTATCGCCAATGCGCTTTGCGCCCGGGAGAAAGCGGCAGGCATCAGCCTGGTGGTGCCGGAGTGCAACAGCTTGGGTCTGGCCATGCTCGGGGGCCACAAACTGGAGTCCGCTTTTGAGGCGGTGCTGAACGGCTATGCCGATACCGTCCTCATCCTTGAGAGCGATTTGTACCGATTGGCGGGCGCTTCAGCCGTGTCTCAGTTTCTGGATGGCTGCAGCCAGGTAATCGTACTGGACCACCTCCACAACGCCACCACCGAGCGGGCCCATATCCTTTTACCCGCCGCTCCCTTCTCCGAAGCCGACGGCACGCTCGTCAACAACGAGGGGCGGGCGCAGCGATTTTTCCAGGTGCACCCCACACCCGAGGAGATTCAGGAAAGTTGGCACTGGCTGGCGGAAATGGGCACCATTATGGGGGATGAGCGCATCAGCAACTGGCACGGCTACGACGATATTGTGAAGTCCATGGCCGAGGAAATTCCGCTGCTCAGGGGCGTGGAGAAAGCTGCGCCATCTTCCGAGTTCCGCATTGCCGGGCAAAAAATACCGCGCGCGCCGCACCGTTTCAGCGGCCGCACCTCCATGCTGGCCAATCAGGATGTGAGCGAGCCGAAGCCCCCGCTGGACCCGGATTCCGCCCTCTCCTATACCATGGAAGGCTACCGCGGACAGCCGCCCTCCTCCATGATTCCGTTTTTCTGGGCGCCGGGCTGGAACTCGGTGCAGGCCACGAACAAGTACCAGCAGGAAGTGGGCGGCCACCTGAAGGGCGGCGATCCGGGCGTGCGTCTGATAGCGCCAGCCGGAACTGCCTCGCTGTCCACGGTGGTGCCACAAAATTTTGTCCCGATAGAAGGCCACCTGTACGTGCTTCCGCTGCACCACACGTTCGGCTCCGAAGAGCTCAGCAGCCATTCGCCTTCTATCATGCAGCGCATCCCGGCCCCCTATATAGCCATCAACGCGGAAGATGCCGGACGGCTGAAACTGGAAGAGGGACAGGACCTGAGTTTCGCCCTGGAGGGCCACGTATATCAGTTGCCAGTGGATATAAACCCAACCATACCGAGCGGAACCGCTGGCTTGCCAGTTGGTTTGCCCGGCATCCCATTTGCCGATTTACCCGCCTGGGCCAACTTAAACAGAGACATCACATGGAAGAAGCAGCCCCAAACTACTTTCTGATTATCGGCGGCGTACTGTTCGTCATGCTGAACGTGGCGGCGGCGCTTATCTGGGTGGAGCGGCGCCTGCTGGCCCTGTTCCAGGACCGGTACGGCCCGAACCGCGCCGGTCCCTTTGGACTGCTCATCGTGGCCGCCGACTCCATCAAGCTGTTTTTCAAACAGGACTGGGTTCCGCCGTTTGCCGACAAACCCGTGTTTGTGCTGGCCCCTGCCATTGTGGTGGTCACGGTGCTGATGAGCTTTGTCGTGATTCCGTTCGCGCCGGGCGTGATTGTGGCGGACCTGAACATCGGCCTGCTTTTCTTTCTGGCCATGTCGTCGATGGGCGCCTACAGCATCATCCTGGGAGGCTGGTCCTCCAACAACAAGTACAGCCTGCTGGGTGCCATGCGCGGGGCGGCGCAGATGATTTCCTATGAGGTGTTCATGGGCCTGTCGCTGATGGGCGTTGTGCTGTTGAGCGGTTCGTTCAGCCTGCGCGAGATTGTGGAGGCGCAGCGGGGGCTTTGGTTTTTCATCCCGCAGTTCCTTGGCTTCGTCATCTTCTTCATCGCGGGCATCGCCGAAACGCACCGCCTGCCCTTTGATATCCCGGAGGCGGAAAGTGAGCTGATTGCAGGCTTCCACTCGGAGTACTCAGGTATGAAGTTCGGCATGTTCTTCATAGGCGAGTATATGGGCATCACGCTTATATCCTGCATGCTGGTTACGCTGTACTTCGGTGGCTGGCTCGGCCCTGAGTTCCTGCCGCCCATCGTGTGGTTCATCCTGAAGACGCTCTTTTTCCTGTGTGTTTTCATCCTGCTGCGCGCCTCCATGCCACGCCCTCGGTACGACCAGTTGATGGAATATGGCTGGAAGGTGCTTTTGCCCCTCACGCTCCTGAACCTGATGGTAACGGCCGCTGTGGTGCTGTGGCGGGAGGGGTGATTGAGGAGTTTTGAATGAGTGATTGAGTGAATAAATAGGGGGAGAAAAAATCCAACCACCCCTACCCCTCCTTGTCTAAGGAGGGGAGTCGGAATTGGTGCTATATAAGTTATTCAGAATAGCGAATGGCATTTAAGTTATTAAACCATATATAAACCATTTATAAAAATGTAAATCCCGGTGCAATAGAACGATGCAGGAGAAGGAGTAAGTAGTACTCCCCGCCTTGGACAAGGAGGGGCAGGGGTGGTTTGACCCGGAACAGCATAAGTAAAAAAGGAATTATAAAAAACGAAAGGAGCAGCTATGTTTAGTTTGTTGCGCAGTATGTGGCTCACGTTTCTGCATGCGTTCCATAAGCGCGAAACGATACAATACCCCGAG
This window of the Pontibacter russatus genome carries:
- the nuoF gene encoding NADH-quinone oxidoreductase subunit NuoF, giving the protein MEKPLTQHIVPGRKPLNLKEYEKVGGYESVRKALKMTPAEVQTLVKDSNLKGRGGAGFNTGLKWSFVPMGPEAATPKYLVANADEMEPGTFKDRVLLEGNPHQLIEGMIVAAYAIQASISYVFLRWAYKLAAQEITQAIYEAKEAGYLGRNILGSGFDLEMHLHTGVGRYMCGEETALLNALEGKRANPRAKPPFPQVSGLFGKPTIVNNVETLCNLPHIVNNGVGWFKSLSKSPDAGTKLYGVSGRVKTPGCWELPMGVTIRELLEEHAGGMQDGYLFKGLLPGGASTDFLVEEHLDVPMDFGSIQAAGSRMGTGTMIIMDDQTCPVGFTLNLQHFFAQESCGFCTPCREGLPWVEKILLAIDKGEGKPEHLLSLDFHTKYLGPGNTFCALAPGAMEPLQSALKYFREDFERHIHEHHCPWSKSKAWQPSI
- the nuoG gene encoding NADH-quinone oxidoreductase subunit NuoG codes for the protein MATIYIENKPYEVKAGKNLLEACLTLGKDLPYFCWHPAMGSIGACRQCAVKVYKDENDTKGKLFMSCMEQVRDGMRLSIADMEAKEFRAHIIGWLMTNHPHDCAVCDEGGACHLQDMTVMTGHNYREYRFDKRTYINQYLGPFLNHEMNRCIQCYRCVRFYKDYAGGKDLDVFAAHNHLYFGRAEDGVLESEFSGNLAEVCPTGVFTDKTLKQHYTRKWDLTMAPSVCHHCSLGCNISAGERYGTIRSITNRYNGEVNGYFLCDRGRFGYEFVNSAGRVRKPLVRSHLPEATDKYTALKAAASAVKAGRAIGIGSPRASLESNYVLRTLVGEENFHHGVSDTDHILVDMALDILRNGAARTPSLREVEKADAVFIMGEDLINTAPMLALAVRQSVRQQPLQEAVSTANVPVWQDAAVRELVQTDNGPLYIAHYTPTKLDELATQTFFDTPDAISRLGFAVANLIHADSPEVSDMSEAEQALARQIADSLLAAQNPLIISGTSSGSDRVLKAAATIANALCAREKAAGISLVVPECNSLGLAMLGGHKLESAFEAVLNGYADTVLILESDLYRLAGASAVSQFLDGCSQVIVLDHLHNATTERAHILLPAAPFSEADGTLVNNEGRAQRFFQVHPTPEEIQESWHWLAEMGTIMGDERISNWHGYDDIVKSMAEEIPLLRGVEKAAPSSEFRIAGQKIPRAPHRFSGRTSMLANQDVSEPKPPLDPDSALSYTMEGYRGQPPSSMIPFFWAPGWNSVQATNKYQQEVGGHLKGGDPGVRLIAPAGTASLSTVVPQNFVPIEGHLYVLPLHHTFGSEELSSHSPSIMQRIPAPYIAINAEDAGRLKLEEGQDLSFALEGHVYQLPVDINPTIPSGTAGLPVGLPGIPFADLPAWANLNRDITWKKQPQTTF
- the nuoH gene encoding NADH-quinone oxidoreductase subunit NuoH, with the translated sequence MEEAAPNYFLIIGGVLFVMLNVAAALIWVERRLLALFQDRYGPNRAGPFGLLIVAADSIKLFFKQDWVPPFADKPVFVLAPAIVVVTVLMSFVVIPFAPGVIVADLNIGLLFFLAMSSMGAYSIILGGWSSNNKYSLLGAMRGAAQMISYEVFMGLSLMGVVLLSGSFSLREIVEAQRGLWFFIPQFLGFVIFFIAGIAETHRLPFDIPEAESELIAGFHSEYSGMKFGMFFIGEYMGITLISCMLVTLYFGGWLGPEFLPPIVWFILKTLFFLCVFILLRASMPRPRYDQLMEYGWKVLLPLTLLNLMVTAAVVLWREG